Proteins encoded in a region of the Paenibacillus pedocola genome:
- a CDS encoding NADH-dependent [FeFe] hydrogenase, group A6, protein MIRLNTIKIMIDGVETEIVKGTTVLEAARDQGINIPSLCYLKGVNHSSSCRVCVVEVGPRLIASCTLIAEEGMKILTNTKKVRDARRTSVELLLSDHDRECLSCSRGGGCELQTVSNDLNIRKVTYTGEQSSREKDYSSPAILRDASKCILCGRCVGACGTVQTVGAIGFAKRGFDTVISTAFGRSLAESTCVNCGQCIMACPVGALTEHENISDVWNAIADPAKYVVVQTAPAVRVALGEEFGMPVGTRTTGKMVAALRRLGFDKVFDTNFGADLTIMEEGTELLSRLSSGQKLPLMTSCCPGWVKFMEHNFPDMLDNLSTCKSPHEMEGAVIKSYVAGKLGIEPQNIVVVSIMPCTAKKFEGAREELAHENMQDVDWVLTTRELAAMIKEAGIDFGNLKDEAFDNPLGIGSGAGAIFGTTGGVAEAALRTVFELTSGKPLETIEYTVVRGMTGIKENTIELPDGKQIRTAVVHGLGNARKLMEAMQRGEKSYDFMEVMACAGGCITGGGQPIVDAKTSEQIDIKAARAKAIYSEDEAQTIRKSHNNPFIKMLYEEFLGEPNGHLAHELLHTHYTVRSKY, encoded by the coding sequence GTGATCAGGTTGAACACGATTAAAATAATGATCGATGGGGTCGAGACAGAAATCGTCAAAGGCACCACCGTGCTGGAAGCAGCCCGTGATCAGGGCATTAATATTCCATCCCTCTGTTATTTGAAGGGGGTTAACCATTCTTCAAGCTGCCGGGTATGCGTGGTTGAAGTCGGGCCGAGGCTTATCGCCTCCTGTACCCTGATTGCAGAAGAGGGCATGAAGATTCTGACGAACACGAAGAAGGTCCGTGATGCACGCCGAACATCTGTAGAGCTGCTGCTGTCCGATCATGACCGGGAATGCCTCAGCTGCTCCCGCGGGGGCGGCTGTGAGCTGCAGACCGTATCGAATGATCTGAATATCCGTAAAGTTACTTATACCGGTGAACAGTCCAGCCGGGAAAAGGACTATTCTTCACCGGCCATTCTTCGTGACGCCTCCAAATGCATCCTCTGCGGACGCTGCGTCGGTGCTTGCGGCACGGTGCAGACAGTAGGCGCCATAGGCTTCGCCAAACGGGGATTTGATACTGTGATTTCCACAGCCTTTGGCCGGTCGCTGGCGGAATCCACCTGTGTCAACTGCGGACAGTGTATTATGGCTTGTCCGGTAGGCGCACTTACAGAGCATGAGAACATCAGTGATGTATGGAATGCTATCGCTGACCCGGCCAAATATGTTGTCGTGCAGACTGCACCAGCCGTACGTGTTGCGCTAGGAGAAGAATTTGGCATGCCGGTCGGCACACGCACTACCGGCAAGATGGTAGCCGCGCTGCGCAGACTGGGGTTCGATAAAGTGTTCGATACGAACTTCGGGGCGGATCTCACCATTATGGAGGAAGGTACCGAGCTGCTCTCCCGGCTCAGCAGCGGACAGAAACTGCCCCTGATGACCTCTTGCTGTCCGGGCTGGGTGAAGTTTATGGAGCATAACTTCCCGGATATGCTGGATAACCTGTCAACCTGTAAATCCCCGCATGAGATGGAAGGGGCTGTGATAAAATCCTATGTTGCAGGGAAGCTCGGTATCGAACCGCAGAATATTGTCGTCGTCTCGATTATGCCATGTACGGCCAAGAAGTTCGAAGGAGCACGGGAAGAGCTGGCTCATGAAAATATGCAGGATGTGGACTGGGTACTGACGACCCGTGAGCTGGCCGCGATGATCAAAGAAGCCGGGATCGACTTTGGGAACCTGAAGGATGAGGCTTTTGACAATCCGTTAGGCATTGGATCCGGTGCAGGAGCAATCTTCGGGACAACCGGAGGTGTAGCTGAGGCGGCCCTCCGTACGGTTTTCGAGCTGACCTCTGGCAAACCGCTCGAAACGATCGAATATACCGTTGTCCGCGGCATGACTGGAATCAAGGAGAATACCATTGAGCTGCCGGATGGTAAGCAGATTCGTACTGCGGTCGTTCACGGCCTCGGCAATGCCCGTAAGTTAATGGAGGCGATGCAGCGGGGGGAGAAAAGCTATGACTTCATGGAAGTGATGGCCTGCGCCGGCGGCTGCATTACCGGAGGCGGCCAGCCGATCGTAGATGCCAAGACCTCCGAGCAGATCGATATCAAAGCCGCACGCGCTAAGGCGATCTATTCCGAAGATGAGGCGCAGACCATCCGCAAATCGCATAACAATCCTTTTATCAAAATGCTGTACGAGGAGTTTCTGGGCGAACCGAATGGTCATCTTGCCCATGAGCTGCTGCATACGCATTATACGGTGCGCTCGAAGTATTAA
- the hydG gene encoding [FeFe] hydrogenase H-cluster radical SAM maturase HydG gives MAKLRKDWEPADFINDAEILSSLEEAKRLAGEEAVVRSILEKARSCKGLTHREAAVLLEVKDKEILAEIYSSARVIKEKIYGNRIVLFAPLYISNYCVNNCEYCGYKQSNQDFARRKLSKDELADEVRVLQGLGHKRLVIEAGEDPVQCDIDYVVDAIKTVYSVKVDNGSIRRVNINIAATTIEDYQKLRDAEIGTYILFQETYHRPTYAALHHNGPKRDYDWHTTAMDRAQMGGIDDVGVGVLYGLYDHKYDTIAMLMHAEHLEERFGVGPHTVSVPRLREADNVNLKTYPFLVKDEDFKQLVAVLRLSVPYAGMILSTREEPSFRDEVIQLGISQVSAGSSTGVGGYMEAKQGTAGMFKEKPQFEVGDHRSPEEIIRGLCRDGYVPSYCTACYREGRTGDRFMRLAKSGQIHNVCQPNSLLTFKEYLLDYADEETRALGEEIIRKGLDDIPKEAARKITKDRLQRLENGERDLRF, from the coding sequence ATGGCGAAATTGCGGAAGGATTGGGAACCGGCGGATTTTATCAATGACGCAGAGATATTATCCAGTCTGGAAGAGGCGAAGAGGCTGGCCGGCGAAGAGGCCGTTGTCCGGTCCATTTTAGAGAAAGCCAGGTCCTGCAAGGGATTAACCCACCGGGAAGCTGCAGTACTCCTGGAGGTTAAGGATAAAGAAATTCTAGCAGAGATTTACAGCTCAGCAAGGGTAATTAAGGAGAAAATATACGGTAACAGAATCGTCTTATTTGCTCCTTTGTATATAAGCAATTATTGTGTCAATAACTGCGAATACTGCGGATATAAGCAATCCAATCAGGATTTTGCAAGGCGGAAGCTGAGCAAGGATGAATTGGCGGATGAAGTCCGTGTGCTGCAGGGTCTGGGGCATAAGCGCCTGGTTATTGAAGCGGGTGAAGACCCGGTGCAATGTGACATTGACTATGTTGTAGATGCGATCAAAACGGTGTACTCCGTAAAGGTCGATAATGGCAGCATCCGCCGCGTGAACATCAATATTGCAGCAACCACAATTGAAGACTACCAGAAGCTGAGGGATGCGGAGATAGGGACCTATATTTTATTTCAAGAGACCTATCACAGACCTACCTATGCAGCGCTGCATCACAATGGTCCAAAACGGGATTATGACTGGCATACCACGGCCATGGACCGCGCCCAAATGGGCGGGATCGATGATGTCGGCGTAGGTGTTCTTTACGGTTTATATGACCACAAATATGACACCATTGCGATGTTAATGCATGCAGAACACCTGGAAGAACGGTTCGGGGTCGGCCCGCATACGGTATCCGTTCCCCGATTGCGTGAGGCGGACAATGTAAATTTGAAAACGTATCCATTCCTCGTAAAGGATGAAGATTTCAAGCAGCTGGTTGCCGTTCTGCGGCTGTCCGTTCCTTATGCAGGAATGATCCTTTCCACCCGTGAAGAGCCGTCTTTCCGCGATGAGGTCATTCAGCTCGGGATTTCCCAAGTGAGCGCCGGGTCCAGTACAGGAGTAGGCGGTTATATGGAGGCAAAGCAGGGAACCGCAGGAATGTTCAAGGAAAAACCCCAGTTCGAAGTGGGTGATCATCGTTCGCCTGAAGAAATTATCCGCGGACTTTGCCGGGATGGCTATGTGCCCAGCTATTGCACCGCCTGTTACCGGGAAGGGCGCACCGGCGACCGGTTCATGCGTCTGGCGAAATCGGGGCAGATTCATAACGTGTGCCAGCCGAACTCGCTTTTAACCTTTAAAGAATATTTACTGGATTATGCAGATGAAGAAACCCGCGCACTCGGTGAAGAAATCATCCGCAAAGGGCTCGATGATATTCCCAAGGAAGCCGCACGGAAAATAACTAAAGACCGGCTGCAGCGGCTCGAAAACGGCGAGCGGGATTTGCGTTTTTAA
- the hydF gene encoding [FeFe] hydrogenase H-cluster maturation GTPase HydF gives MQTTPQSNKMHIAVFGRRNSGKSSLINGLTGMPFLVVNDKPGTTTEPVFQAFDIPIVGPVIIVDTAGIDDDSDLGRFRVQKTREVMDLTDLSLLIFSGEADDYKLEKEWYHELVKRNIPVIGVITKVDDHYVDVDLLKTELKIPFVKISSKKNINFGSLRHAIRDFAPAEFERASILGDLVSPGEVVVMVMPETIPAPKYRLVSSQQQILRDLLDHHVMALSVTEVELPTLLMNLKGMPDLVITDSQVYDSVSEILPANVPLTTFAILMARFKGDLPTFVSGAETISSLQPGDKVLLSEACIHHPHNGEIDRELVKTKLQEIAGGKLEIRTSVGPDFPADLSGYKLIVHCGGCIFNRKQLMNRLASSGEQRVPITNYGIAFAYFKGILPRVLEIMHVNS, from the coding sequence ATGCAAACCACACCGCAATCTAACAAAATGCATATTGCTGTTTTTGGCCGGAGAAATTCCGGGAAATCCAGTCTGATCAACGGGCTCACCGGGATGCCTTTTCTGGTTGTTAACGACAAGCCGGGAACAACGACCGAACCGGTCTTTCAGGCTTTTGACATCCCGATAGTGGGTCCCGTTATCATCGTAGATACCGCCGGGATTGATGATGATTCCGATCTTGGCCGTTTCCGTGTGCAGAAGACCCGGGAGGTCATGGATCTGACCGATCTAAGCCTGCTGATTTTCTCGGGGGAGGCAGATGACTATAAGCTGGAAAAGGAATGGTATCATGAGCTGGTGAAACGCAACATTCCCGTGATCGGTGTGATTACGAAAGTAGATGATCATTATGTCGATGTGGATCTGTTAAAAACAGAATTGAAGATTCCGTTCGTCAAAATCAGTTCAAAGAAAAATATAAATTTCGGAAGCCTGCGCCATGCGATACGCGATTTTGCCCCTGCCGAATTTGAGCGTGCCAGTATTCTTGGCGATCTGGTGAGCCCGGGCGAAGTCGTAGTGATGGTTATGCCGGAGACGATTCCTGCACCGAAATACCGGTTAGTGTCCTCCCAGCAGCAGATCCTGCGTGATTTACTGGATCATCATGTAATGGCTTTGTCCGTTACTGAGGTTGAACTTCCGACACTACTGATGAACCTCAAAGGGATGCCGGATCTGGTCATCACGGATTCCCAGGTATACGACAGTGTGAGTGAAATTCTTCCGGCCAACGTACCGTTGACCACCTTTGCCATTCTAATGGCACGGTTTAAGGGAGATTTACCGACCTTCGTATCAGGGGCTGAGACGATTTCCAGCCTGCAGCCGGGGGATAAGGTGCTTCTGTCCGAGGCCTGTATCCATCATCCGCATAACGGCGAGATTGACCGTGAACTGGTGAAAACGAAACTGCAGGAAATAGCCGGAGGCAAACTGGAGATCAGAACTAGTGTAGGACCCGACTTCCCGGCCGATCTTTCCGGGTATAAGCTGATTGTGCACTGCGGCGGCTGTATATTTAACCGCAAGCAGCTGATGAACCGGCTGGCAAGCTCGGGAGAACAGCGGGTGCCGATCACGAACTACGGCATTGCCTTTGCTTATTTCAAAGGAATCCTCCCGCGTGTGCTTGAAATTATGCACGTGAATTCATAA
- a CDS encoding aspartate ammonia-lyase has product MEQACRALRREQDALGNRDIPESAYYGIHTARAMENFPVSGRAVNPNLIRSLVTVKKASALAHLKLNTYPAEIASAIVQACDDIQAGNYLEQFTVDALQGGAGTSTNMNVNEVLANRAIELLGGVLGDYTVVHPLDHVNCCQSTNDVYPTALRIAAIGLVRRLSEAFASLQEALQEKELEFAEVLKLGRTELMDALPMTAGQGFGAYAKAVARDRWRIYKAEERLREINIGGTAIGTGMNAPAKYTFYMTDLLQDLTGYGLARSEFPMDPTQNMDVFVEVSGLLKAASVNLLKISGDLRLLASGPAGGLGELKLPAVQAGSSIMPGKINPVIAEMTGLVAMRVIANDAAVTLAAAGGQLELNAFVPLIAESLLESLEILDHAVRLFEERCVRGILVSEERCSELLENSTVLAAAFIGHIGYEKSAEVAKRASREGKTVRQVLVESRLLPEEQIDQILNLNQITKPGVPGK; this is encoded by the coding sequence ATGGAGCAGGCATGCAGAGCATTACGCCGTGAACAGGATGCATTAGGCAACAGGGATATACCGGAGTCCGCGTATTATGGAATTCATACGGCCCGGGCCATGGAGAATTTTCCTGTAAGCGGGCGGGCTGTTAACCCAAATTTGATCCGGAGCCTGGTCACGGTGAAAAAAGCGTCGGCGCTGGCCCACTTGAAGCTGAATACGTATCCTGCGGAGATTGCTTCGGCCATCGTGCAGGCCTGTGATGACATTCAGGCCGGGAATTACTTGGAGCAGTTTACTGTTGATGCATTGCAGGGCGGTGCAGGCACTTCGACCAATATGAATGTTAATGAAGTATTGGCAAACCGGGCAATTGAGCTGCTGGGCGGAGTGCTTGGAGACTACACAGTGGTGCATCCGCTGGATCATGTCAACTGCTGCCAATCCACAAATGATGTCTACCCGACCGCACTGAGAATTGCGGCTATAGGCCTGGTTCGCAGACTGAGTGAAGCGTTCGCTTCCCTTCAGGAGGCTTTGCAGGAGAAGGAGCTTGAATTTGCGGAAGTGCTGAAGCTGGGACGCACGGAACTGATGGATGCGCTGCCGATGACAGCTGGCCAGGGCTTCGGTGCCTACGCCAAAGCAGTCGCGAGAGACCGCTGGCGAATCTATAAAGCAGAGGAACGGCTGCGGGAAATCAATATAGGCGGTACAGCGATCGGCACCGGAATGAATGCGCCGGCCAAGTATACATTCTATATGACCGATCTATTGCAGGATCTGACCGGCTACGGTCTGGCGCGCAGCGAGTTTCCAATGGACCCGACACAGAATATGGATGTGTTCGTTGAAGTCTCCGGCCTGCTGAAAGCAGCCTCTGTGAATCTGCTGAAAATCTCAGGTGATCTCCGTCTGCTTGCAAGCGGACCTGCGGGGGGGCTTGGAGAGCTCAAGCTGCCGGCGGTGCAGGCAGGATCTTCGATCATGCCCGGTAAGATCAATCCGGTAATAGCCGAGATGACCGGACTCGTAGCGATGCGCGTGATTGCCAATGACGCAGCGGTTACGCTGGCTGCTGCCGGCGGACAGCTTGAGCTAAATGCCTTTGTCCCGCTGATTGCGGAATCACTGCTTGAATCGCTGGAGATTCTGGACCATGCCGTCCGGTTATTCGAGGAACGCTGTGTACGGGGTATTCTTGTCAGTGAAGAGCGGTGCAGTGAGCTGCTGGAGAACTCCACAGTGCTTGCTGCCGCATTCATAGGCCATATCGGTTATGAGAAGAGTGCTGAAGTTGCTAAAAGAGCCAGCCGGGAGGGCAAAACGGTACGCCAAGTCCTTGTGGAATCCCGGCTGCTTCCAGAGGAGCAAATTGATCAGATATTGAATCTTAATCAGATAACGAAACCCGGTGTACCCGGCAAATAA